The proteins below are encoded in one region of Streptomyces marianii:
- the gmd gene encoding GDP-mannose 4,6-dehydratase has product MTARTALITGITGQDGSYLAELLLEKGYRVHGIVRRASTFNTERIEHLYRDPHDPEARLFLHYGDLTDGTRMTGLLEQVQPDEVYHLAAQSHVRVSFDEPEFTGDTTGLGTTRLLEAIRRTGLPCRFYQASSSEMFGAAPPPQDESTTFHPRSPYGAAKVYAYWVTRNYREAYGLHAVNGILFNHESPRRGPTFVTRKVAVAAARIKAGLQDVVHLGNLDARRDWGYAAEYVEAMWLMLQQDQPDDYVIATGTSHSVREFVDQCFAHVGLDWRDHVRFDERYLRPTEVDHLIGDASKAETRLGWRATVRAPELARLMVDAELNLLRNGLASGDRAVPSAVPAPAAR; this is encoded by the coding sequence GTGACCGCCAGAACGGCACTCATCACCGGCATCACGGGCCAGGACGGCTCCTACCTCGCCGAACTGCTGCTGGAGAAGGGCTACCGGGTGCACGGAATCGTCCGCCGCGCCTCCACCTTCAACACCGAACGCATCGAGCACCTCTACCGCGACCCGCACGACCCGGAGGCGCGCCTCTTCCTGCACTACGGCGACCTCACCGACGGAACGCGGATGACGGGCCTGCTGGAGCAGGTGCAGCCGGACGAGGTCTACCACCTCGCCGCCCAGTCGCATGTGCGGGTGTCGTTCGACGAGCCCGAGTTCACCGGTGACACCACGGGGCTGGGCACCACCCGGCTGCTGGAGGCCATCAGGAGGACCGGCCTGCCCTGCCGGTTCTACCAGGCGTCCAGCTCGGAGATGTTCGGCGCGGCCCCACCGCCGCAGGACGAGAGCACGACCTTCCATCCCCGCTCGCCCTACGGGGCCGCGAAGGTGTACGCGTACTGGGTCACCCGCAACTACCGCGAGGCGTACGGTCTCCACGCCGTCAACGGCATCCTTTTCAACCACGAGTCCCCGCGCCGCGGCCCCACGTTCGTGACCCGGAAGGTGGCCGTGGCCGCCGCCCGGATCAAGGCCGGCCTGCAGGACGTGGTCCACCTCGGCAACCTCGACGCCCGCCGCGACTGGGGCTACGCCGCCGAGTACGTCGAGGCCATGTGGCTGATGCTGCAGCAGGACCAGCCGGACGACTACGTGATCGCCACGGGCACCAGCCACAGCGTGCGCGAGTTCGTCGACCAGTGTTTCGCCCACGTCGGCCTCGACTGGCGCGACCACGTGCGTTTCGACGAGCGCTATCTGCGCCCGACCGAGGTCGACCACCTGATCGGCGACGCCTCCAAGGCGGAGACGCGGCTCGGATGGCGCGCCACCGTGCGCGCCCCCGAACTGGCCCGTTTGATGGTCGACGCGGAGCTCAATCTCCTCCGGAACGGCCTCGCATCGGGAGACCGGGCCGTGCCCTCCGCCGTCCCCGCCCCGGCCGCGCGGTGA
- a CDS encoding FkbM family methyltransferase: protein MTLLHRARKAVQRLGLDVNRFPECSHDYRAVQLLRHSGADVVLDVGANRGQYGLGLRRFGYRGRIVSFEPLRAAFEALRSRADADPLWTALPHALGDRRATVTLNVAGNNGLSSSVLPMLSRHAEACPDSRYVGRQEAEQYRLDDLWPQLAGPDDRVFVKLDVQGYEEAVLRGAEDLARRCCGLQLEASCVPLYEGGPLLHEVMDTAQRRYGLTLMAVVPGFTDRRTGQMLQCDAVFLREPATRSGPTGTRD, encoded by the coding sequence GTGACTCTTCTCCACCGGGCCCGGAAAGCCGTCCAGCGTCTCGGCCTCGACGTGAACCGGTTTCCGGAGTGCTCCCACGACTACCGCGCCGTGCAACTGCTCCGTCATTCCGGCGCCGACGTGGTGCTCGACGTGGGAGCGAACCGCGGTCAGTACGGACTCGGCCTGCGGCGGTTCGGGTACCGGGGGCGCATCGTGTCCTTCGAGCCGCTGCGCGCGGCGTTCGAGGCCCTTCGCAGCCGGGCGGACGCGGACCCCCTGTGGACCGCGCTCCCGCACGCCCTCGGCGACAGGCGGGCCACCGTCACCCTGAACGTGGCCGGGAACAACGGACTGAGCAGCTCCGTACTGCCGATGCTGTCCCGACATGCCGAAGCGTGCCCGGACTCCCGCTACGTGGGCCGCCAGGAGGCCGAGCAGTACCGCCTGGACGACCTGTGGCCGCAACTGGCGGGTCCCGACGACCGCGTCTTCGTCAAGCTGGACGTCCAGGGGTACGAGGAAGCCGTGTTGCGAGGAGCCGAGGACCTCGCGCGCCGTTGCTGCGGTCTGCAACTGGAGGCGTCCTGCGTCCCCCTGTACGAGGGCGGCCCCCTGCTGCACGAGGTGATGGACACGGCGCAGCGGCGCTACGGCCTGACCCTCATGGCCGTGGTGCCGGGGTTCACCGATCGCCGGACGGGCCAGATGCTCCAGTGCGACGCGGTGTTCCTCCGCGAACCCGCGACGCGATCCGGTCCGACCGGCACCCGGGACTGA
- a CDS encoding glutaminyl-peptide cyclotransferase: protein MRVAFVTPVVILALAAGALAPSCTAGGGAGGRDPAQVRAATPVERLRVEVVGTLPHDPGAFTQGLEMARGALYESTGVSGRSTIGWGPPGAAPTRRARLPAPLFGEGITVVGRTLWQLTWRDGVAIERDARTLAELRRVPYDGEGWGVCHQPRRGRLVTSDGSARLVFRDPGTLGRKGSVVVTLGGRRVDRLNELECVGDLVYANVWPTDRIVRIDARTGRVTGEISANGLIGAAERRHADALNGIAAVPGTDQFLLTGKWWPTTFRVRFVPAPHTSGAARRSP from the coding sequence ATGCGCGTCGCTTTCGTGACCCCCGTGGTCATCCTGGCCCTCGCCGCCGGGGCCCTCGCACCCTCCTGTACGGCGGGCGGCGGTGCCGGCGGGCGGGATCCGGCGCAGGTCCGGGCGGCGACACCGGTCGAGCGTCTGCGAGTCGAGGTCGTCGGGACCCTGCCGCACGACCCGGGGGCATTCACCCAGGGCCTGGAGATGGCCCGCGGCGCACTCTACGAGAGCACGGGTGTCTCCGGCCGTTCGACGATCGGATGGGGCCCGCCGGGTGCCGCGCCCACCCGGCGTGCGCGACTGCCGGCGCCGCTGTTCGGTGAGGGGATCACCGTCGTGGGGCGGACCCTGTGGCAGCTCACCTGGCGCGACGGTGTCGCGATCGAGCGCGACGCAAGGACTCTCGCCGAGCTCCGCCGGGTTCCGTACGACGGCGAGGGCTGGGGAGTGTGCCACCAGCCGCGCCGCGGCCGCCTGGTGACGAGCGACGGCTCCGCCCGCCTCGTCTTCCGGGACCCCGGGACCCTCGGGAGGAAGGGCTCGGTCGTCGTCACCCTCGGCGGGCGGCGGGTGGACCGGCTCAACGAACTGGAGTGCGTCGGCGACCTCGTGTACGCCAACGTCTGGCCCACCGACCGGATCGTGCGGATCGACGCCCGCACCGGCCGTGTGACGGGGGAGATCTCCGCTAACGGCCTGATCGGCGCGGCCGAGCGGCGGCACGCGGACGCCCTCAACGGGATCGCGGCCGTCCCGGGAACCGATCAGTTCCTGCTGACCGGCAAGTGGTGGCCGACGACGTTCCGGGTGCGGTTCGTGCCCGCCCCGCACACTTCCGGCGCCGCACGGCGGAGTCCCTGA
- a CDS encoding oligosaccharide flippase family protein, with product MGVSTGGDPAGGARSGKETASPGEHPHSHTVVTGTLWNYAAAVVAAFLQLGYTAYTGRAVSAAAFGAFASALSITQLLGYFANAGLATTVLRSRELTRGLLMATVRLGLLSGLLCFAVVEATAPLWAELWNAPETTGLLRVLGLQFLVLPVGAVSAAGLRRLQAQRAAVLVETGALAAGLLAGSLLLAAGWNPLGLAVTSVTTQLGIAVLAGAMVTRRLPPAGGRSAERPVRYRELVGSSGFLAGHQLAQYTTNTVPLWAAGTILGPVAAGYYSRATLFTGLLLTTLAAGLTRVTTPALTRVRAEVVGRPPGARAPRGGEEPAVRRAATDVLLAASALSFLPFAFLAGTGPGALQLLLGPGWTEAARLVPPLCAFSAVAVVYAVGLSVDTVCGSLRRMAAAQTAAAATTLAGALVAASRHSLTTLALAAFAGQLSGLAVQMWKWRGGRVVEARRLWGGHAVHAALGLAAYAAGVALSRTAADRPCPALLLVLPAGALFVAFCRPLRTRLPLHRVAAGRGLLPLRLPFRVRGPRREGVTRPQAQ from the coding sequence GTGGGGGTGAGCACCGGCGGCGATCCTGCGGGAGGGGCACGTTCCGGGAAGGAGACCGCCTCCCCCGGTGAGCACCCGCACTCCCACACGGTCGTCACCGGCACTCTCTGGAACTACGCGGCGGCCGTCGTGGCGGCCTTCCTCCAGCTCGGCTACACGGCCTACACCGGACGGGCCGTCAGCGCCGCCGCCTTCGGGGCCTTCGCCTCCGCCCTGTCCATCACCCAGCTGCTGGGCTACTTCGCCAACGCCGGGCTCGCCACGACCGTGCTGCGTTCGCGCGAGCTGACGCGCGGCCTGCTCATGGCGACGGTCCGCCTGGGCCTGCTGAGCGGCCTCCTGTGCTTCGCCGTGGTGGAAGCGACGGCCCCGCTCTGGGCGGAGCTGTGGAACGCCCCCGAGACGACGGGGCTGTTGCGCGTGCTGGGCCTCCAGTTCCTGGTCCTCCCCGTGGGTGCGGTGAGCGCGGCCGGCCTGCGGAGGCTGCAGGCCCAACGGGCCGCGGTCCTGGTCGAGACCGGGGCGCTGGCGGCGGGGCTGCTCGCGGGAAGCCTGCTCCTGGCGGCCGGCTGGAACCCGCTGGGCCTCGCCGTCACCTCGGTGACCACCCAGCTGGGCATCGCGGTCCTCGCCGGCGCCATGGTCACCCGGCGGCTGCCGCCGGCGGGCGGCAGGTCCGCCGAACGGCCGGTCAGGTATCGCGAACTCGTCGGCTCATCGGGATTCCTCGCCGGACACCAGCTCGCCCAGTACACGACGAACACCGTGCCCCTGTGGGCGGCCGGCACGATCCTCGGTCCGGTGGCGGCTGGCTACTACTCGCGGGCGACACTGTTCACCGGACTGCTCCTCACCACGCTCGCGGCCGGCCTGACCCGGGTCACGACCCCCGCCCTCACCAGAGTGCGTGCCGAGGTCGTGGGGCGGCCCCCGGGGGCGCGCGCCCCCCGGGGCGGGGAGGAGCCCGCCGTCCGCCGTGCGGCGACGGACGTCCTGCTCGCGGCCTCCGCCCTGTCGTTCCTCCCGTTCGCGTTCCTCGCCGGCACCGGGCCCGGCGCGCTGCAACTGCTCCTGGGACCGGGCTGGACCGAGGCGGCCCGGCTGGTGCCCCCGCTCTGCGCCTTCTCCGCCGTCGCCGTCGTGTACGCGGTCGGCCTCTCCGTGGACACGGTGTGCGGCTCTCTCCGCCGGATGGCGGCCGCCCAGACCGCGGCGGCCGCCACGACACTCGCCGGGGCGCTGGTGGCCGCCTCCCGACACAGCCTCACCACGCTGGCCCTGGCCGCCTTCGCGGGTCAGCTGAGCGGTCTCGCGGTGCAGATGTGGAAGTGGCGGGGCGGCCGTGTCGTCGAGGCACGGCGCCTGTGGGGCGGCCACGCAGTGCACGCGGCGCTGGGACTGGCGGCGTACGCGGCGGGAGTGGCCCTGTCCCGGACGGCCGCCGACCGCCCCTGCCCGGCCCTCCTGCTGGTACTGCCGGCCGGCGCGCTCTTCGTGGCGTTCTGCCGCCCCCTGCGCACCCGGCTGCCGCTCCACCGGGTGGCGGCCGGCCGTGGCCTGCTCCCCCTGCGGCTGCCCTTCCGGGTACGCGGCCCTCGACGCGAGGGGGTCACCCGGCCGCAGGCACAGTGA
- a CDS encoding GDP-L-fucose synthase family protein encodes MTAVLSEPYGAVRRPLDRSARVLVAGRRGLVGSAMWRHLSREGFTGLMGPGSAELDLRERREVFDWFASARPDVVVLAAARVGGIRANSTRPADFISDNLRIQVNVLDAALEHGVERLLFLGSSCIYPKLAEQPVREDALLTGPLEPTNDAYAIAKIAGIQQVRSVRRQHGLPWICAMPTNLYGPGDNFHPEHSHVLPSLIRRFDEARREGAPRVVNWGSGTPRREFLHVDDLARACLHLLEHYDADGPVNIGTGTDLTIREAAEQVAEVVGYRGTLEWDPGQPDGTPRKLLDISRITALGWEPRIGLRDGLADTYAWYADHLGSGVLRL; translated from the coding sequence ATGACCGCCGTGCTGTCGGAACCGTACGGGGCCGTCCGCCGTCCCCTGGACCGCTCGGCCCGGGTGCTCGTGGCCGGACGCCGTGGACTCGTCGGTTCGGCGATGTGGCGGCATCTGTCGCGGGAGGGCTTCACCGGCCTGATGGGGCCCGGTTCCGCGGAACTGGACCTGCGCGAGCGCCGTGAGGTCTTCGACTGGTTCGCCTCCGCCCGACCGGACGTGGTGGTACTCGCCGCCGCCCGCGTGGGCGGGATCAGGGCCAACTCCACCCGGCCCGCCGACTTCATCTCCGACAACCTCCGGATCCAGGTCAATGTGCTGGACGCCGCGCTGGAGCACGGGGTCGAGCGGCTGCTGTTCCTGGGGTCCAGCTGCATCTACCCCAAGCTCGCCGAACAGCCCGTCCGGGAGGACGCGCTCCTCACGGGCCCGCTGGAACCGACCAACGACGCCTACGCCATCGCCAAGATCGCCGGGATCCAGCAGGTCCGGTCGGTACGGCGCCAGCACGGCCTGCCGTGGATCTGCGCCATGCCGACCAATCTGTACGGCCCCGGGGACAACTTCCATCCCGAGCACTCTCATGTGCTGCCGTCGCTGATCCGCCGCTTCGACGAGGCCCGCAGGGAGGGAGCACCACGGGTCGTGAACTGGGGCTCCGGAACGCCGCGCCGGGAATTCCTGCACGTGGACGATCTGGCCCGGGCCTGCCTCCACCTGCTCGAGCACTACGACGCGGACGGCCCCGTCAACATCGGCACCGGAACGGACCTGACCATCCGGGAGGCGGCGGAGCAGGTGGCGGAGGTCGTCGGCTACCGCGGAACCCTCGAATGGGACCCGGGGCAGCCCGACGGGACCCCGCGCAAGCTGCTGGACATCTCCCGGATCACCGCGCTCGGCTGGGAACCGAGGATCGGCCTGCGTGACGGCCTCGCCGACACCTACGCCTGGTATGCGGACCACCTCGGCTCCGGCGTGCTGCGGCTCTGA
- a CDS encoding LPXTG cell wall anchor domain-containing protein, with the protein MPRRSVRRLVVAAAAAGLVAAAPLIAAQPAFAQYPPAPNLTVEDVDLVLELGQVVDFLGRGFQPNEQTTGRLVPVGGGGGAGGAAALGRSAAVPRTFTAADPKPSPSTSPTMSVGGGDDRPIVTVGTWTADGSGVVDATFTVPEGTREGAYYFQLAGAESELVLTVRVTIDADGDGDGDDDDDHGRPGDGDDDHGRPGSGDDDHGRHDGGGHDGRDGNGHDDHDGRDGRGHDDHDDDGDDDKDSGPSLADTGSSDGTVALLTATGGLLLLGGGALVVAKRRRNGSQRG; encoded by the coding sequence ATGCCCAGACGCTCCGTACGGCGGCTCGTCGTGGCCGCCGCTGCCGCAGGCCTTGTTGCCGCGGCCCCGTTGATCGCGGCCCAGCCGGCATTCGCGCAGTACCCGCCCGCCCCCAATCTGACCGTCGAGGACGTGGACCTGGTCCTGGAGCTCGGCCAGGTCGTCGACTTCCTCGGGCGGGGTTTCCAGCCGAACGAGCAGACCACCGGTCGTCTCGTGCCGGTAGGCGGCGGAGGCGGCGCCGGCGGTGCTGCCGCGCTGGGCCGCTCCGCAGCGGTCCCCCGGACCTTCACGGCAGCCGACCCCAAGCCCAGCCCGTCCACGAGCCCCACCATGTCGGTCGGCGGCGGTGACGACCGGCCCATCGTGACGGTCGGTACGTGGACAGCCGACGGGAGCGGCGTCGTGGACGCGACGTTCACCGTTCCCGAGGGAACGCGGGAAGGCGCCTACTACTTCCAGCTGGCCGGCGCGGAGTCCGAGCTCGTCCTCACCGTTCGGGTGACCATCGACGCAGACGGCGACGGCGACGGCGACGACGACGACGACCACGGACGCCCCGGCGACGGTGACGACGACCACGGACGCCCCGGCAGCGGGGACGACGACCACGGACGCCACGACGGCGGGGGCCACGACGGCCGCGACGGCAACGGTCACGACGACCACGACGGCCGCGACGGCCGCGGTCACGACGACCACGACGACGACGGGGACGACGACAAGGACTCGGGACCCTCGCTGGCCGACACCGGCTCGTCCGACGGAACGGTCGCACTGCTGACCGCGACCGGCGGTCTGCTGCTGCTCGGCGGCGGCGCGCTGGTCGTCGCGAAGCGCCGGCGCAACGGCTCCCAGCGGGGTTGA
- a CDS encoding SelT/SelW/SelH family protein yields MSAADEVPEPGPERETAGHRLQIEYCTQCRWLPRAAWLAQELLGTFDRTELTEVALKPGIGGVFVVRVDGEVVWDRREQGFPEPTAVKRVVRDLVAPGRTLGHGERQDPGGGSPS; encoded by the coding sequence ATGTCCGCGGCAGACGAGGTGCCGGAACCCGGGCCGGAGCGGGAAACGGCAGGCCACCGGCTGCAGATCGAGTACTGCACCCAGTGCCGCTGGCTGCCCCGCGCGGCATGGCTGGCCCAGGAACTCCTCGGCACCTTCGACCGCACCGAGCTCACCGAGGTGGCGCTGAAGCCGGGCATCGGGGGCGTGTTCGTCGTGCGGGTCGACGGAGAGGTCGTCTGGGACCGCCGTGAGCAGGGCTTCCCCGAGCCGACCGCCGTGAAGCGGGTCGTCAGGGACCTGGTCGCGCCCGGCAGGACGCTGGGACACGGCGAACGCCAGGACCCCGGGGGCGGCTCTCCCTCCTGA
- a CDS encoding O-antigen ligase family protein, which translates to MRLLPVDPQTLLVLLMALPLVGLLLWVFARHCGIAIGLLLGTQVWIVVVGGQTAALDIGVRVYPTDVLDVCAIAVAMARVPRRNLASHAGSAALLAMLALTTWSTLRGAAAFGLQAAGNDSRVYFWHFLAITLYLATAPLSASLSRVVPRAWLATAAAYALLSAAGWADRGLHAANAHLAVDGVTVDSRPVPAAAALVLAQAAMLLFFRAPADTPAPGGPHHTGPAGARRVNGRHLTAFLFLLVVVLLQHRTVWAATAMMGLAWWVLRPARGGQRFVSAGAGALVLSLTALLYAVGAFGAIGGSLADSFEETQGTRSTFAWRVLGWQDLLDAPRTLVQWLVGAPFGSGYERFIGGGLVTVSPHDYYLHIMLRLGLVGLLALLVVYFQTWRRLARAGAATVALRVVMVGQLVLFVSYSAFPEQAVLLGFCLWQARVRTAGGPPRTPSPGVPDLAAPVPRPVPPARPVVREREDGILSKTGGHPKGHGV; encoded by the coding sequence GTGCGACTCCTTCCCGTTGACCCGCAGACCCTGCTGGTGCTGCTCATGGCGCTTCCGCTCGTGGGGCTGCTGCTGTGGGTCTTCGCCCGGCACTGCGGGATCGCGATCGGGCTGCTGCTGGGCACCCAGGTCTGGATCGTCGTCGTCGGTGGGCAGACGGCAGCCCTCGACATCGGCGTACGCGTCTACCCGACCGACGTCCTGGACGTGTGCGCGATCGCCGTCGCCATGGCGCGTGTGCCCCGCCGCAACCTGGCCTCCCACGCCGGATCGGCGGCCCTGCTCGCCATGCTCGCCCTCACCACCTGGTCCACCCTCCGGGGGGCGGCCGCCTTCGGACTGCAGGCCGCGGGCAACGACTCCCGGGTCTATTTCTGGCACTTCCTCGCCATCACCCTGTATCTGGCCACCGCACCGCTGAGCGCCTCGCTGAGCCGGGTCGTCCCCCGGGCCTGGCTGGCCACCGCGGCTGCGTACGCGCTGCTCAGTGCGGCGGGCTGGGCGGACCGCGGACTGCACGCGGCGAACGCGCATCTCGCCGTCGACGGTGTGACGGTGGACTCCCGGCCGGTGCCCGCCGCCGCGGCGCTGGTCCTGGCCCAGGCCGCGATGCTGCTGTTCTTCCGCGCACCCGCAGACACGCCGGCCCCCGGTGGCCCGCACCACACCGGTCCGGCGGGTGCTCGGCGAGTGAACGGGAGACATCTGACCGCCTTCCTGTTCCTCCTCGTCGTGGTCCTGCTCCAGCACCGGACGGTCTGGGCGGCCACCGCGATGATGGGGCTGGCCTGGTGGGTGCTGCGGCCCGCGCGCGGCGGACAGCGCTTCGTGTCGGCCGGTGCGGGAGCGCTCGTGCTCTCCCTCACGGCCCTGCTCTACGCCGTCGGCGCCTTCGGTGCGATCGGCGGCTCCCTCGCGGACTCGTTCGAGGAGACACAAGGCACCCGAAGCACCTTCGCCTGGCGGGTGCTCGGCTGGCAGGACCTGCTGGACGCGCCGCGAACCCTCGTCCAGTGGCTGGTCGGAGCGCCCTTCGGGTCCGGCTACGAGCGGTTCATCGGGGGCGGGCTCGTCACGGTGTCCCCGCACGACTACTACCTGCACATCATGCTGCGCCTCGGACTTGTGGGTCTGCTGGCGCTGCTCGTCGTCTACTTCCAGACCTGGCGACGGCTCGCGCGCGCCGGCGCCGCGACCGTGGCCCTCCGCGTCGTGATGGTCGGCCAGTTGGTGCTGTTCGTGTCCTACTCGGCCTTTCCCGAGCAGGCGGTGCTGCTCGGGTTCTGCCTGTGGCAGGCGCGGGTCCGAACGGCCGGCGGGCCCCCGCGGACGCCGTCGCCCGGCGTTCCCGACCTCGCGGCACCCGTGCCTCGACCGGTGCCTCCGGCCCGACCCGTCGTCAGGGAGCGGGAGGACGGCATCCTGTCGAAGACCGGCGGGCATCCGAAAGGGCACGGCGTGTAG
- a CDS encoding polysaccharide biosynthesis tyrosine autokinase, translated as MDLRDYLRVLSRRWRAITALTLLGTAAGVLLTYTAIPEYRATSKLFVSLHGGTDADTAQLAQGNLFTQARVRSYAEVATSPLVTRHVVKQLKLKMSPAALSSKISATAQPDTVLLQLTVTDTGAARAARISNAVAERFTEVIRGLERPIDADSSPVRLSITEPASVPGTPFSPRPATNIALGLLAGLILGAGFALARETLDSSVRTSKALTDALAGFGGPPVLGSIVHDPQATSRPVALRDDMHGLRAEGFRRLRTCLQFVDVDRPPKVIAVTSPLSGEGKTSVAVNLAATLAETGASVCLVDTDLRRPSTARTLGLIRDAGLTTALIGRAEVQQLLQSAGSFSVLTSGAVPPNPTELLGSAQLKSVLRSLAEKFDHVVVDTAPVLPVADASVIASEVDGYLLVVRASRTSRDQVAEALRALRHVGASVVGTVLNMASPKEDRGAHGYAYEYRPQCHTTGRFARLARLARISRPGRTGRPSRLARIARAVRRRRSPGTAPALPTPGGGPDARLAAPVRALAEEAPRPVAVERSVQS; from the coding sequence TTGGACCTTCGCGACTACCTACGAGTCCTCTCTCGCCGCTGGCGCGCCATCACCGCGCTGACCCTGCTCGGCACGGCGGCCGGCGTGCTCCTCACGTACACGGCCATCCCCGAATACCGGGCCACCTCCAAGCTCTTCGTCTCGCTGCATGGCGGCACCGACGCGGACACCGCGCAGCTCGCCCAGGGCAATCTCTTCACCCAGGCCCGTGTGCGTTCGTACGCCGAAGTGGCGACGAGCCCCCTGGTGACCCGGCACGTCGTGAAGCAGCTGAAGCTGAAGATGTCACCGGCCGCGCTGAGCAGCAAGATCAGCGCGACCGCCCAGCCCGACACGGTGCTGCTCCAGCTCACCGTCACCGACACCGGTGCGGCACGGGCGGCGCGCATCAGCAACGCAGTCGCCGAACGGTTCACCGAGGTGATCCGCGGTCTCGAGCGCCCGATCGACGCCGATTCGTCGCCGGTGCGGCTGAGCATCACCGAGCCGGCCTCCGTGCCCGGCACGCCCTTCTCGCCGCGGCCGGCCACGAACATCGCACTCGGGCTCCTGGCCGGGCTGATCCTCGGGGCCGGCTTCGCCCTGGCGAGGGAGACCCTGGACTCGTCGGTCCGCACGTCCAAGGCGCTGACCGACGCTCTGGCCGGCTTCGGCGGACCGCCCGTGCTCGGCAGCATCGTGCACGACCCCCAGGCGACCAGCCGGCCGGTGGCGCTCCGCGACGACATGCACGGGCTGCGCGCCGAGGGCTTCCGGCGGCTGCGCACCTGTCTGCAGTTCGTGGACGTGGACCGGCCGCCGAAGGTGATCGCGGTGACCAGCCCGCTGTCCGGCGAGGGCAAGACCAGTGTCGCGGTGAACCTCGCCGCGACACTGGCCGAGACCGGAGCCTCGGTGTGCCTGGTCGACACCGACCTGCGCCGTCCCTCCACCGCCCGGACCCTGGGCCTGATCAGGGACGCCGGGCTCACCACCGCGCTGATCGGCCGGGCCGAGGTGCAGCAACTGCTGCAGTCCGCGGGATCCTTCTCCGTACTGACCAGCGGCGCGGTGCCGCCGAACCCCACCGAGCTGCTCGGCAGCGCGCAGCTGAAGTCCGTACTCCGCAGTCTCGCCGAGAAGTTCGACCACGTCGTGGTGGACACCGCTCCGGTGCTCCCCGTCGCGGACGCCTCCGTGATCGCCTCCGAGGTGGACGGCTACCTCCTGGTCGTCCGGGCCTCCCGAACCAGCCGCGACCAGGTCGCGGAGGCTCTGCGCGCCCTGCGGCACGTGGGTGCCTCCGTGGTCGGCACGGTCCTCAACATGGCCTCGCCGAAGGAGGACCGCGGTGCCCACGGGTACGCCTACGAATACCGGCCGCAGTGCCACACGACCGGCCGGTTCGCCCGCCTGGCCCGGCTCGCCCGCATCTCCCGTCCGGGCCGGACCGGGCGCCCGTCCCGCCTGGCCAGGATCGCGCGGGCCGTCAGGCGCAGGCGGTCCCCCGGCACCGCCCCGGCCCTGCCGACTCCCGGCGGGGGGCCCGACGCCCGGCTCGCCGCCCCGGTGAGGGCGCTCGCCGAAGAGGCGCCGCGCCCGGTGGCAGTCGAACGGAGCGTGCAGTCATGA
- a CDS encoding glycosyltransferase family 2 protein translates to MHADRIPPGGAPRGVAVLMTCHNRRDRTLAAISSVHAQTGLPAGTRCTVHLVDAGSADGTADEVRAAFPGTDVVTVGPDVFWGTGTRIAATRADPAAHVLWLNDDVVLDRGALAALLRTAAPLDRPAVAVGATRSGDGTRTTYSGYRLVRPPLRPPALERVEPDARQATPCDTCNGNAVLVTAPARRVLGDLDPAFPHRMGDHDYGLRARRAGIPLLLAPGHVGTCDDNSGAVGGTSAEPGLDARTALRRLASVREQPPAPWWRYCRRHLGPWAPLVFCSPYVKTVLRSTVRRPGALPRRRHASLRADS, encoded by the coding sequence GTGCACGCCGATCGCATTCCGCCCGGGGGCGCCCCGCGCGGCGTCGCCGTCCTGATGACCTGTCACAACCGCCGGGACAGGACGCTCGCGGCCATCTCCTCGGTGCACGCCCAGACCGGCCTTCCGGCCGGCACCCGCTGCACCGTCCACCTCGTCGACGCCGGCAGCGCCGACGGCACCGCCGACGAGGTGCGGGCCGCCTTCCCCGGCACCGATGTGGTGACGGTCGGCCCGGACGTCTTCTGGGGCACCGGCACCAGGATCGCCGCCACCCGTGCCGACCCCGCGGCCCATGTGCTCTGGCTCAACGACGACGTGGTCCTCGACAGGGGAGCCCTCGCCGCACTGCTGCGCACCGCCGCACCCCTCGACCGCCCGGCCGTGGCCGTCGGCGCCACGCGCTCCGGCGACGGAACCCGCACCACCTACAGCGGCTACCGCCTCGTCCGGCCACCCCTGCGCCCCCCGGCCCTGGAGCGCGTCGAACCGGACGCCCGGCAGGCCACGCCGTGCGACACCTGCAACGGCAACGCGGTGCTGGTCACGGCCCCGGCCCGGCGCGTGCTGGGCGACCTCGACCCCGCCTTCCCACACCGCATGGGCGACCACGACTACGGGCTCCGTGCCCGCCGGGCCGGCATCCCGCTGCTGCTGGCACCGGGTCACGTGGGCACCTGCGACGACAACTCCGGCGCCGTCGGGGGAACCTCGGCCGAACCCGGCCTCGACGCGCGCACCGCGCTGCGGCGGCTCGCCTCCGTACGGGAGCAGCCGCCGGCGCCCTGGTGGCGGTACTGCCGCCGGCACCTCGGCCCCTGGGCCCCGCTGGTCTTCTGCTCCCCGTACGTGAAGACCGTCCTGCGGTCCACCGTGCGCCGGCCGGGAGCCCTGCCGCGGCGCCGGCACGCGTCCCTCCGCGCGGACTCCTGA